In one window of Azoarcus olearius DNA:
- a CDS encoding sensor histidine kinase: protein MPTPPPPQPAAPPSEEGRRSRWVARLPYLALALFLGAIAALVWLTREYDEEEQRATLINDALWMEQNLRFQLDRNAAQLQQIAPDLLRTERLSGPTEAQLRQLLSPDRGLVQILWLDAEGRVRNSMPPQSEDKLIGETSGAVPSPDISRLARAVGRPVYGPAYPVLGDQTQFEAHVPVWGDEGFLGTVVGVYSLSDLVVRELPWWFSERYRVAVLDPDGREVASKSKVAPLDPGRAYTIAFDPPGHGLTLQITPYKGETRWIPVLLSASMLLFAVIIVWSVWQLRRQLAARQAAEQAVRAESAYRRAMEDSLITGLRARDLSGRLTYVNSAFCRMTGYTAEELVGCKPPMPYWDPDHIAETQKLHEQIMAGGTSPEGVEVRLRRRNGERLDALVFEAPLIDAHGRHTGWMGSVLDITEQKRARELALQQEERLQATSRLVTMGEMASTLAHELNQPLAAIASYNTGCLNRLEADEFDRDELRDIHEKIGRQARRAGDIIRRVHDFVRRAEPRREALDLNEVIREALGLVEPDARKRRIHLVADLAADLPVVHADAVMIEQIIVNLVRNGMDAMQDTPEPNRSVRIGTRSAGAVVTVRVTDHGTGIDAETARHLFQPFFTTKQEGMGMGLNICRSIAELHHGRLGFEPAPDGGTIFTLTLPVDS from the coding sequence ATGCCCACGCCGCCCCCTCCTCAGCCAGCCGCACCGCCCTCCGAGGAGGGCCGGCGCAGCCGCTGGGTTGCGCGCCTTCCCTACCTCGCCCTCGCGCTGTTCCTGGGGGCCATCGCGGCCCTCGTCTGGCTGACGCGCGAATACGACGAAGAGGAGCAGCGCGCCACGCTCATCAATGATGCGTTGTGGATGGAGCAGAATCTGCGCTTCCAGCTTGACCGCAATGCAGCACAACTGCAGCAGATCGCACCCGATTTGCTGCGCACGGAACGGCTTTCCGGCCCCACGGAAGCGCAGTTGCGCCAGCTTCTCAGCCCCGACCGCGGCCTCGTCCAGATTCTGTGGCTCGATGCGGAGGGGCGCGTTCGCAATTCGATGCCGCCCCAGTCGGAAGACAAGCTGATCGGCGAAACCAGCGGCGCGGTGCCCTCCCCGGACATCTCGCGCCTCGCCCGCGCCGTCGGCCGACCCGTGTACGGCCCCGCCTACCCGGTGCTGGGCGACCAGACGCAGTTCGAGGCCCACGTCCCGGTCTGGGGCGACGAAGGTTTTCTCGGCACCGTCGTCGGCGTGTATTCGCTATCCGACCTCGTCGTGCGCGAGCTGCCGTGGTGGTTCTCCGAACGCTACCGGGTTGCAGTGCTCGACCCCGACGGGCGCGAAGTCGCTTCGAAGTCCAAGGTCGCGCCGCTCGACCCGGGCCGCGCCTACACCATTGCTTTCGATCCGCCCGGGCACGGCCTGACCCTGCAGATCACGCCCTACAAGGGTGAAACGCGCTGGATTCCGGTGCTGCTGTCGGCCTCGATGCTGCTGTTCGCGGTCATCATCGTCTGGAGCGTCTGGCAGCTGCGCCGCCAGCTCGCCGCGCGCCAGGCGGCCGAACAGGCGGTACGCGCCGAATCGGCCTATCGCCGTGCGATGGAGGACTCGCTCATCACCGGGCTGCGCGCCCGCGATCTCAGCGGCCGCCTCACCTATGTGAACTCCGCGTTCTGCCGCATGACCGGCTATACGGCAGAAGAACTGGTCGGCTGCAAGCCGCCCATGCCCTACTGGGACCCCGACCACATCGCCGAGACGCAGAAGCTGCACGAGCAGATCATGGCTGGCGGCACCTCCCCCGAAGGCGTGGAGGTGCGCCTGCGGCGCCGGAACGGCGAGCGGCTGGACGCGCTGGTGTTCGAGGCGCCGCTGATCGACGCCCACGGCCGTCACACCGGCTGGATGGGCTCGGTGCTCGACATTACCGAGCAGAAGCGGGCGCGTGAACTCGCGCTGCAACAGGAAGAACGGCTGCAGGCAACTTCCCGGCTGGTGACGATGGGCGAAATGGCCTCCACACTCGCCCACGAGCTGAACCAGCCGCTCGCGGCGATCGCCAGTTACAACACCGGTTGCCTGAACCGCCTCGAGGCCGACGAATTCGACCGCGACGAACTGCGCGACATCCACGAGAAGATCGGCCGTCAGGCGCGCCGCGCCGGCGACATCATCCGCCGCGTGCACGATTTCGTGCGCCGCGCCGAGCCGCGCCGCGAGGCGCTCGACCTCAACGAGGTGATCCGCGAGGCGCTCGGTCTCGTCGAACCGGACGCGCGCAAACGCCGCATCCATCTGGTGGCCGACCTCGCCGCCGATCTGCCGGTGGTGCACGCGGACGCGGTGATGATCGAGCAGATCATCGTCAACCTGGTGCGCAACGGCATGGATGCCATGCAGGACACGCCGGAGCCGAACCGCAGCGTGCGGATCGGCACGCGCAGCGCGGGAGCCGTGGTGACGGTACGGGTAACCGATCACGGCACCGGCATCGACGCCGAGACCGCGCGCCACCTGTTCCAGCCCTTCTTCACCACCAAGCAGGAGGGGATGGGCATGGGTCTCAACATCTGCCGCTCGATCGCCGAGCTGCACCACGGCCGCCTCGGTTTTGAGCCAGCTCCCGACGGCGGTACCATCTTCACCCTTACGCTCCCGGTGGACTCCTGA
- a CDS encoding TRAP transporter substrate-binding protein, producing MKVRALLLGLVAVGLSTTAAAADPIVIKFSHVVAQDTPKGKAADKFKELAEKYTAGAVKVEVYPNSTLYKDKEEMEALQLGAVQMLAPSLAKFGPLGVREFEVFDLPFIFDSYEDLHKVTYGQVGQQLFSKLEPKGIKGLAYWDNGFKSFSANSPIKKPEDLKGKKMRIQSSKVLEEQMRELKALPQVMAFSEVYQALQTGVVDGTENPISNLYTQKMHEVQKHLAITDHGYLGYAVITNKKFWDGLPANVRTSLEKAMKESTEYANKIAKEENDQSLEMVKKSGKTEVTQLSADERLAFKKALVPVHKKMESRIGAELIQSIYKETGFDPAKL from the coding sequence ATGAAAGTCCGCGCCCTGTTGCTCGGCCTGGTGGCCGTCGGCCTGTCCACCACTGCCGCTGCCGCCGATCCCATCGTGATCAAGTTCAGCCACGTCGTCGCCCAGGACACCCCCAAGGGCAAGGCGGCCGACAAGTTCAAGGAACTTGCGGAGAAATACACCGCTGGCGCTGTCAAGGTGGAAGTCTACCCGAACAGCACGCTGTACAAGGACAAGGAAGAAATGGAGGCGCTGCAACTCGGCGCCGTGCAGATGCTGGCGCCTTCGCTCGCCAAGTTCGGCCCGCTGGGCGTGCGCGAGTTCGAGGTCTTCGACCTGCCCTTCATCTTCGACAGCTACGAAGACCTGCACAAGGTGACCTACGGTCAGGTCGGCCAGCAGCTGTTCTCCAAGCTCGAGCCCAAGGGCATCAAGGGGCTGGCGTACTGGGATAACGGCTTCAAGTCGTTCTCTGCCAACTCGCCGATCAAGAAGCCTGAAGATCTGAAGGGCAAGAAGATGCGCATCCAGTCCTCCAAGGTGCTGGAAGAGCAGATGCGCGAGCTGAAGGCGCTGCCGCAGGTGATGGCGTTCTCCGAGGTCTACCAGGCGTTGCAGACCGGCGTGGTTGACGGCACCGAGAACCCGATCTCCAACCTGTACACCCAGAAGATGCACGAGGTTCAGAAGCATCTGGCGATCACCGATCACGGCTATCTCGGCTATGCGGTCATCACCAACAAGAAGTTCTGGGACGGCCTGCCCGCCAACGTGCGCACTTCGCTCGAGAAGGCGATGAAGGAGTCGACCGAGTACGCTAACAAGATCGCCAAGGAAGAGAACGATCAGTCGCTCGAAATGGTGAAGAAGTCCGGCAAGACCGAGGTCACCCAGCTGAGCGCGGATGAACGCCTTGCCTTCAAGAAGGCGCTGGTTCCGGTGCACAAGAAGATGGAGTCGCGGATCGGTGCCGAGCTGATCCAGTCCATCTACAAGGAAACCGGCTTCGATCCGGCCAAGCTGTAA
- a CDS encoding TRAP transporter small permease: protein MLKILDHLEEWLITFLMGAATAIIFVSVVHRYGSGLDIPGLQDWLLSLNLGWAQELTIIMFVWMAKFGAAYGVRTGIHVGVDVLINRLSDRNRAKFIVIGLGAGALFTGIVGTLGAAFVLENGAHYQFLTWFGMDTGDLYEGPTTPDLEWPTWIVYSAIPLGSYLMCFRFLQVMASFIKTGELPHHDHGHVEGIDEEHLPADANPYELGDNLHPHDLKHPQIGEGRDSDKGGKQ from the coding sequence ATGCTGAAAATTCTCGATCACCTCGAGGAATGGCTCATCACCTTCCTCATGGGGGCGGCGACGGCGATCATCTTCGTATCGGTGGTGCACCGCTACGGTTCCGGCCTCGACATCCCCGGCCTGCAGGACTGGCTGCTGTCCCTCAACCTGGGTTGGGCGCAGGAGCTGACCATCATCATGTTCGTGTGGATGGCCAAGTTCGGTGCTGCCTACGGTGTGCGCACCGGCATCCACGTTGGCGTAGATGTGCTGATCAACCGGTTGTCGGACCGAAACCGTGCCAAGTTCATCGTCATCGGTCTGGGTGCAGGCGCCCTGTTTACGGGCATTGTCGGAACGCTTGGCGCAGCCTTCGTTCTTGAAAACGGCGCCCATTACCAGTTCCTCACGTGGTTCGGGATGGATACCGGGGACCTGTACGAGGGGCCGACCACGCCCGACCTGGAGTGGCCGACCTGGATTGTCTATTCGGCGATTCCGCTCGGCTCCTACCTGATGTGCTTCCGCTTCTTGCAGGTGATGGCGTCCTTCATCAAGACCGGGGAGCTGCCGCACCACGATCACGGCCATGTCGAGGGGATCGATGAGGAGCATCTCCCCGCCGACGCCAATCCCTATGAACTCGGTGACAACCTGCACCCGCACGACCTCAAGCATCCGCAGATCGGCGAGGGCCGTGACAGCGACAAGGGAGGCAAGCAATGA
- a CDS encoding TRAP transporter large permease, translating to MSAAIIFVLLLVLMLTGMPISISLGLTVLTFLFTMTQVPIESVALKLFTGIEKFEIMAIPFFILAGNFLTHGGVARRMINFATAMVGHWHGGLGLGGVLACALFAAVSGSSPATVVAIGAILLPAMVKQGFPNKFGAGVITTSGALGILIPPSIVMVMYSVSTNTSVGALFMAGVIPGLLLAAFLGFVTWNRARRFNYPRMPKATWGQRAKAFKDSAWGLFLIVVVMGGIYTGIFTPTEAAAMSAAYAFFVAVFVYKDLSMKDVPKVLLNSANMSAMLLYIITNAVLFSFLLTHENIPQQMADFMIGTGVGVIGFLIMANILMLIAGNFMEPSSIVLILAPILFPIAIKLGIDPVHFGIIMVVNMEVGMCHPPVGLNLYVASGITKMGITELTVAVWPWLLSMLVFLVLVTYVPAISLWLPRTLGMM from the coding sequence ATGAGCGCCGCAATCATCTTCGTCCTGCTGCTCGTCCTGATGCTGACGGGCATGCCGATCTCCATCTCGCTCGGCCTCACGGTGTTGACCTTCCTCTTCACCATGACGCAGGTGCCGATCGAGTCGGTCGCCCTGAAGCTTTTCACTGGCATCGAGAAGTTCGAGATCATGGCGATTCCGTTCTTCATCCTTGCAGGCAACTTCCTCACCCACGGCGGCGTGGCGCGGCGGATGATCAACTTCGCCACGGCCATGGTCGGACACTGGCACGGCGGTCTTGGCCTGGGCGGCGTGCTCGCCTGCGCGCTCTTTGCAGCGGTGTCGGGCTCCAGCCCGGCGACGGTCGTTGCGATCGGTGCAATCCTGTTGCCGGCAATGGTGAAGCAGGGGTTCCCGAACAAGTTCGGCGCCGGCGTCATCACCACTTCGGGGGCGCTCGGCATCCTGATCCCGCCGTCCATCGTCATGGTCATGTACTCGGTGTCCACCAACACTTCGGTGGGCGCGCTGTTCATGGCGGGCGTCATCCCGGGGTTGTTGCTGGCTGCGTTCCTTGGTTTCGTGACGTGGAATCGCGCGCGCCGCTTCAACTATCCGCGCATGCCGAAGGCCACCTGGGGTCAGCGGGCCAAGGCGTTCAAGGATTCGGCCTGGGGCCTGTTCCTGATCGTTGTTGTGATGGGCGGTATCTATACCGGCATTTTCACCCCGACCGAGGCGGCGGCGATGAGCGCGGCATACGCCTTCTTTGTGGCGGTGTTCGTCTACAAGGATCTCAGCATGAAGGACGTGCCGAAGGTCCTGCTGAACTCCGCCAATATGAGCGCGATGCTGCTGTACATCATCACCAATGCGGTGCTGTTCTCCTTCTTGCTGACGCACGAGAACATCCCGCAGCAGATGGCCGACTTCATGATCGGCACCGGCGTGGGCGTGATCGGCTTCCTGATCATGGCCAACATCCTGATGCTGATCGCGGGCAACTTTATGGAGCCCTCGTCCATCGTGCTGATCCTCGCGCCGATCCTGTTCCCCATTGCGATCAAGCTCGGGATCGATCCGGTTCACTTCGGCATCATCATGGTGGTGAACATGGAAGTGGGCATGTGCCACCCCCCGGTGGGCCTCAACCTCTATGTGGCCTCCGGCATCACCAAGATGGGCATCACGGAACTCACAGTCGCAGTATGGCCGTGGCTTCTGTCCATGCTGGTATTCCTGGTGCTTGTTACCTATGTGCCCGCCATTTCCCTGTGGCTGCCCCGCACGCTGGGGATGATGTAA
- a CDS encoding DedA family protein, with protein MEFLASFIDLFLHLDRHLAELLADYGSWIYAILFLIVFCETGLVVMPFLPGDSLLFMAGALAAGGGMDPAVLIGVLFVAAVLGDSLNYTIGRRFGQRISQWPDSRFFNRKALERTHAFYERHGGKTIVIARFMPIIRTFAPFVAGMGQMEYRRFIAFNVLGAALWVGPLIMAGYWFGNLPVVKNNLSIVVLGIIVLSLMPLVIGWLRQQAGRASA; from the coding sequence ATGGAATTCCTCGCTTCCTTCATCGACCTCTTTCTCCACCTGGACCGACACCTCGCCGAGTTGCTAGCCGACTACGGCAGCTGGATTTACGCGATCCTGTTCCTGATCGTGTTCTGCGAAACCGGCCTGGTGGTGATGCCTTTCCTGCCGGGTGATTCGCTGCTGTTCATGGCGGGCGCACTGGCTGCGGGCGGCGGCATGGATCCGGCCGTGCTGATCGGCGTGCTGTTCGTGGCCGCGGTGCTGGGCGATTCGCTGAACTACACCATCGGACGCCGCTTCGGTCAGCGCATTTCACAGTGGCCGGACAGCCGCTTCTTCAACCGCAAGGCGCTCGAGCGCACGCACGCGTTCTACGAACGGCACGGCGGCAAGACCATCGTGATCGCGCGCTTCATGCCCATCATCCGCACCTTCGCGCCCTTCGTCGCCGGCATGGGGCAGATGGAATACCGCCGCTTCATCGCCTTCAACGTCCTCGGTGCGGCGCTGTGGGTCGGTCCGCTGATCATGGCCGGTTACTGGTTCGGCAACCTGCCGGTGGTCAAAAACAACCTGTCCATCGTGGTGCTGGGAATCATCGTGCTGTCGCTGATGCCCCTGGTCATCGGCTGGCTGCGCCAGCAGGCCGGGCGCGCCAGCGCCTGA
- the ndk gene encoding nucleoside-diphosphate kinase produces MAIERTLSIIKPDAVAKNVIGKIYQRFEDAGLKIIAAKMVHLSEQEAGQFYAVHKERPFYKDLVSFMTSGPVMIQCLEGENAIAKNRELMGATDPKKADAGTIRADFADSIDANAVHGSDAPETAAVEVAFFFPGMNVYSR; encoded by the coding sequence ATGGCCATCGAACGCACTCTTTCCATCATCAAGCCCGACGCCGTTGCCAAGAACGTGATCGGCAAGATCTACCAGCGCTTCGAAGACGCCGGCCTGAAGATCATCGCCGCCAAGATGGTGCACCTGTCCGAGCAGGAAGCCGGCCAGTTCTACGCCGTGCACAAGGAGCGCCCCTTCTACAAGGATCTGGTCTCGTTCATGACCTCCGGCCCGGTGATGATCCAGTGCCTGGAAGGTGAGAACGCCATCGCCAAGAACCGCGAACTGATGGGCGCCACCGACCCGAAGAAGGCCGACGCCGGCACCATCCGCGCCGACTTCGCCGACTCCATCGACGCCAACGCCGTGCACGGTTCCGACGCCCCCGAAACCGCTGCCGTGGAAGTGGCCTTCTTCTTCCCGGGCATGAACGTTTATTCCCGCTAA